A window of Reinekea marina contains these coding sequences:
- a CDS encoding PKD domain-containing protein: MNNSQRNTAITTLALATTPMLSLANDVLGKDFTIAFPTNYEGSGIPTLFFSAQENTEVKVTIPGLAIEETLQVLAGEVGTLALPQAANRLGSGEIKDLGVFVESSQDISVYGMNEVKFTTDGFTALPNDVLGREYYILSYYPLNRNNWRLDSELVIVATEDNTQVQIIPSVDINSSFLAHELQQITLNKGQTFQLSSYEEDVSGTFIRASLPIGVYGAHECADVPSRDSRIGWCDYLVETMIPVNNWGYHYDLIPLATRLSGDVFRVMASEDNTPVDVNGQVVAILAAGEFYEAVINGPMSVSSSKPIMVAQYAMGQGADNINADPFMMNIVPFEQFLSEYLFTTPADGFVNNFVNVVVEVGTNLLLNGNLVDISNFNEIPGSNYIGGQLSLSIGQHAMVADKPFGAYVYGFNAYDSYGYPAGQAFADISPRADSYAPNISSLRHIGHQMAGYVSDNEDLSANGILDPGEDLNGNGLIDGRSEDANFNNILDPGEDLNGNGVLDKDVGFVTLKLADGSQNVELDIRSVTSSRYPLFAFGVKTMDPRLPGSATLIAEDLFGNQTSIPVEVPSESALVDVKVVSVVNGDRIVVNEASFSKVPDSIVSTPDDVTITWSFDKLLSSELQAFDFDVALLAPREGEQRIVTKSLTLSYLNKPHSARKVKTLGPQSVLVASSAFALNLTANTNNVGPNSDIIITSQIENLSDTLFDAELQLEIIGPNGESLAVTVIDVPQLDGGATTNINWDWNSAGQFAGEYTAKATLLREDQIVNETNYLFQVVRGTDVLYPLDIDAAIGLNAGNGIIIEQVDFSATDIVPVSVQINNVTQNEIFGGGRSVVLLVNSTGQIMESHEKTLSSVAPGESLTINQSFQLDDIAPGVYTVWIYLYDADDNLVGVSSYTINILENSNSVVTGSVSAQHPELLRGDDQTCHETFVNSSVRDQANVEITSNILDVTNQVLTDSGIKLITIPALDEINEAYIGSTAAGLSTGQFACVVKTTNAGIDKTLGLALFDVYNLIAVPGNAQTLEVGDTLTLDATGSRESEGLPLTYQWTLVDKPDNSLIELTDAVDPIQTFLIDQQGTYTFELSVNNGTEESLPKLVSITVTNRLPSVDAGPDQLITLMQNVQLNGLNTTDDDNDLLEFAWSFVSKPEGSSAQMVEPDTGSPSFEVDVEGVYIAELTVTDDAGGVAKDQVILSAGNLAPVADAGATLSGQVGDRVTLDGSSSFDVNGDQLFYDWQMISRPPTSTAKLINGKSARPFFDIDVQGDYVFELIVSDGALNSDVDRTTVTVGNVPPVANAGPDGSLVRYSNNYLDGNESFDADGDALQYQWSIISTPRYWYRPTLYEANTATPYFSPSYDGDYVIQLRVFDGTAWSNADTVTYTTANVAPSVNAYLDTYQTIYSGDRVNISAYTYDSNGDSVSVKWELIEKPEGSLAVIEDPEYRYTSFIADEPGDYVAQVTASDGELQDVDTVYIYGAEACINNLDIRPKSGKVQLTWDYNEDTTWVDIYRSTNFEGPYEWVGDTNNSYSVYIDETVNNGTQYYYRFEREFFSDDYGEYGGPIPHFEDDFYFGDYGDYGDYGEGDYFFYRSCESQVISSIPDRRVRYNLVPDLRGLTVEEAEAAAAIDSFSIGEVIFVRTTAVEAGRVIQQDSPRNSRLPRGSQINLYIATW, translated from the coding sequence GTGAATAATTCTCAGCGTAATACAGCAATAACGACCCTTGCACTAGCGACAACACCTATGTTGAGCCTTGCCAATGATGTACTGGGTAAAGATTTTACAATCGCGTTTCCGACTAACTACGAAGGCTCAGGTATACCAACACTGTTTTTCTCAGCGCAAGAAAACACAGAAGTAAAAGTGACCATCCCAGGTTTAGCCATTGAAGAAACGCTACAGGTGTTAGCAGGTGAAGTCGGCACGCTCGCTTTACCTCAAGCAGCAAACCGCTTAGGTTCGGGTGAGATTAAAGATCTAGGTGTGTTTGTTGAATCCTCTCAAGACATTTCTGTCTATGGTATGAATGAGGTCAAATTCACCACAGACGGTTTTACCGCACTACCAAACGATGTATTGGGTCGCGAATATTACATACTGAGCTACTACCCTCTTAATCGAAATAACTGGCGATTAGATTCAGAACTTGTCATTGTCGCGACCGAAGACAATACCCAAGTTCAAATAATTCCAAGTGTTGACATCAACTCAAGCTTTTTAGCTCATGAACTTCAACAGATCACCTTGAATAAAGGCCAAACCTTTCAGCTCAGCTCGTATGAAGAAGATGTTTCGGGTACCTTTATTCGCGCTTCTTTGCCGATAGGCGTTTACGGTGCACACGAATGTGCCGACGTCCCTTCTCGAGATAGCCGAATTGGTTGGTGTGACTATTTAGTAGAGACCATGATTCCGGTGAATAACTGGGGCTATCATTATGATCTTATCCCACTTGCAACACGCCTTTCAGGAGATGTATTTCGTGTAATGGCGTCTGAAGATAATACGCCTGTCGATGTGAACGGGCAGGTCGTGGCGATATTAGCAGCAGGTGAGTTTTATGAGGCCGTTATCAACGGCCCTATGTCTGTGTCATCGAGCAAACCTATTATGGTTGCGCAATATGCGATGGGGCAAGGCGCAGATAACATCAATGCTGATCCATTCATGATGAACATTGTTCCGTTTGAACAATTTTTAAGTGAGTACTTATTTACAACACCTGCGGATGGTTTTGTAAATAACTTTGTTAACGTTGTCGTTGAGGTTGGAACCAATCTTTTACTTAATGGTAATTTAGTCGATATATCAAACTTCAACGAGATTCCAGGTAGCAACTATATTGGTGGCCAACTGTCACTGAGTATTGGCCAGCACGCTATGGTCGCAGATAAACCATTTGGTGCTTATGTCTATGGTTTTAATGCTTACGACTCTTATGGTTACCCGGCAGGTCAAGCCTTCGCGGATATTTCACCACGCGCCGATAGTTATGCTCCCAACATCAGTTCATTGCGACACATCGGTCATCAAATGGCAGGTTACGTATCGGACAATGAAGACCTTAGCGCCAATGGCATTCTAGACCCAGGTGAAGACCTAAATGGAAATGGCCTGATCGACGGTCGCAGTGAAGATGCAAATTTCAACAATATTTTAGACCCCGGTGAAGATCTAAATGGCAACGGTGTACTCGATAAAGATGTTGGTTTCGTTACCTTAAAACTTGCTGACGGCTCACAAAATGTTGAACTCGACATTCGTTCCGTGACCAGCTCACGCTACCCTTTATTCGCGTTTGGCGTGAAAACAATGGATCCCAGATTACCAGGGTCTGCAACACTTATCGCCGAAGATCTTTTTGGCAACCAAACGAGCATTCCGGTTGAGGTTCCCTCTGAGTCTGCACTTGTCGATGTTAAAGTCGTCAGTGTGGTCAATGGTGATCGCATTGTCGTTAATGAAGCTAGCTTTTCAAAAGTGCCTGACAGTATCGTGTCGACTCCAGATGATGTAACCATTACATGGTCGTTTGATAAACTGTTATCCAGTGAGCTTCAAGCGTTTGATTTTGACGTAGCATTGTTAGCACCAAGAGAAGGTGAGCAACGCATCGTGACTAAGTCACTAACCCTTTCTTATTTAAACAAGCCGCACAGCGCTAGGAAGGTCAAAACACTGGGGCCACAGTCAGTTTTGGTGGCTTCATCGGCGTTCGCGCTGAATTTAACAGCCAACACCAACAATGTAGGGCCGAATAGCGACATAATCATTACTTCGCAAATAGAAAACTTGTCAGACACTCTATTTGATGCCGAGCTGCAATTAGAAATTATAGGACCCAATGGAGAATCTTTAGCGGTGACTGTTATCGATGTACCCCAACTAGATGGCGGTGCCACAACCAATATTAATTGGGATTGGAATTCCGCTGGCCAATTTGCGGGTGAATATACGGCGAAGGCAACATTACTACGCGAAGATCAAATTGTTAATGAAACAAATTATCTTTTCCAAGTAGTACGCGGAACCGATGTTCTTTACCCCCTAGATATTGATGCCGCTATTGGTTTGAACGCCGGAAACGGCATCATCATAGAACAGGTTGATTTTAGTGCTACAGATATCGTCCCGGTTTCAGTCCAGATCAATAACGTAACTCAAAATGAAATATTTGGTGGTGGCCGATCTGTTGTGCTATTGGTTAATTCAACTGGCCAAATTATGGAGTCTCATGAAAAGACATTGAGTTCTGTCGCACCGGGCGAGTCACTGACGATTAACCAAAGCTTTCAACTTGACGATATTGCACCCGGTGTCTACACGGTTTGGATTTACCTTTACGATGCAGACGATAACTTAGTCGGTGTGAGTAGCTATACAATCAATATTTTAGAGAACAGCAACTCAGTCGTTACGGGCTCAGTCAGTGCACAGCACCCGGAGCTTCTCAGAGGTGATGATCAAACTTGTCATGAGACTTTTGTAAACTCAAGTGTTCGAGACCAAGCCAATGTTGAAATAACTTCGAATATTTTGGATGTTACAAATCAAGTATTAACAGATTCGGGAATCAAGCTGATCACCATACCCGCGCTTGATGAAATAAACGAAGCCTATATTGGTTCAACTGCTGCCGGGCTGAGTACAGGTCAATTCGCTTGTGTCGTTAAGACGACTAATGCAGGGATAGATAAAACCTTAGGCTTAGCACTATTCGATGTCTATAATCTAATCGCGGTGCCCGGAAATGCACAAACACTCGAAGTAGGCGATACGCTAACACTCGATGCGACAGGCAGCCGCGAATCCGAAGGTTTACCTCTGACTTACCAATGGACATTAGTTGATAAACCAGACAATTCACTCATTGAACTTACAGACGCAGTAGACCCCATTCAAACTTTCTTAATTGATCAACAGGGAACCTATACCTTTGAACTCTCAGTTAATAACGGTACAGAAGAAAGTTTACCTAAGTTAGTGAGCATCACGGTAACCAACAGACTACCAAGCGTTGACGCCGGCCCAGATCAATTGATTACATTGATGCAAAACGTACAGCTCAATGGTTTAAACACCACCGACGATGACAACGATTTACTAGAGTTCGCTTGGTCTTTTGTTTCAAAACCAGAAGGCAGCAGCGCCCAAATGGTTGAGCCCGATACCGGTTCGCCATCTTTTGAGGTAGACGTAGAAGGTGTCTACATTGCGGAGCTAACCGTAACCGATGACGCTGGCGGAGTCGCCAAAGATCAAGTGATCTTGAGTGCTGGAAACCTAGCCCCGGTAGCCGATGCTGGAGCAACACTGTCGGGGCAAGTCGGCGACCGTGTCACTCTAGATGGTTCATCAAGTTTTGACGTGAATGGCGACCAGTTATTTTACGACTGGCAGATGATTAGTCGGCCCCCTACGAGTACAGCCAAATTGATCAACGGTAAGTCAGCACGGCCCTTCTTCGATATCGATGTACAAGGCGATTATGTTTTCGAGCTTATCGTAAGCGATGGCGCATTGAACAGTGATGTGGATAGAACAACGGTCACCGTTGGCAATGTGCCTCCCGTCGCGAACGCCGGTCCTGATGGCAGCTTAGTACGCTACAGCAATAATTACTTAGACGGTAATGAATCGTTCGACGCCGATGGCGATGCCCTGCAATATCAATGGAGTATTATCAGCACACCGCGTTATTGGTATCGCCCTACGCTATACGAAGCCAATACAGCGACGCCGTATTTTAGCCCTAGCTACGACGGCGACTATGTCATTCAGCTTCGAGTGTTTGACGGCACCGCATGGAGCAATGCAGACACGGTAACCTATACAACAGCGAACGTTGCGCCGAGTGTCAATGCTTATTTAGATACCTACCAAACTATTTACTCAGGTGACCGTGTCAATATCAGTGCCTATACCTACGACAGTAACGGTGACAGCGTATCGGTTAAATGGGAACTCATTGAAAAGCCAGAGGGCAGCTTAGCCGTTATTGAAGACCCAGAATACCGATATACATCTTTCATTGCCGATGAACCCGGCGACTACGTCGCTCAAGTTACGGCGAGTGATGGTGAGTTACAAGATGTAGATACGGTTTACATTTATGGTGCTGAAGCCTGTATTAACAATCTGGACATTCGCCCAAAATCCGGAAAAGTACAGTTAACCTGGGATTATAACGAAGACACAACATGGGTTGATATTTATCGCTCAACAAATTTCGAGGGTCCATATGAATGGGTCGGAGATACCAATAATAGCTACTCAGTTTATATTGATGAGACCGTTAACAATGGCACACAATACTACTACCGTTTCGAAAGGGAGTTCTTTTCAGATGACTATGGCGAATACGGTGGTCCAATTCCTCATTTCGAAGATGACTTCTACTTCGGTGATTACGGAGACTATGGTGACTACGGCGAAGGTGATTACTTTTTCTACCGCAGCTGTGAATCACAGGTTATATCAAGCATTCCCGATCGACGCGTTCGCTACAACTTAGTGCCCGATCTACGCGGATTAACTGTCGAAGAGGCAGAAGCTGCAGCGGCCATAGACAGCTTCAGTATTGGCGAAGTAATCTTTGTTCGCACCACTGCAGTTGAAGCAGGTCGAGTGATACAACAAGACTCACCAAGAAACAGCCGATTACCTCGCGGCAGCCAAATTAACCTATACATCGCTACTTGGTAG
- a CDS encoding transglutaminase domain-containing protein, which yields MNVSLFDIIRHKVAIWVVFPLLLVLSVAMYQYAYYSPAAVVIELNQAQLNSLRYGPALEEQTPLDELGTTLQSVKELTNLTLSGVDDYQESKKLSLDEVLQFMGVKTDAGMNLTELETKLDRIIELETVALDSFNDMHEYLIEIDADSVIFERHDAAVEKFKTAMQPVKDIRSAFNTAGSLDEQQRLLNELDDYLSTQQFKKTHTAEDFENGSLPFGPRNLQAREPLLDLSSLESSLYDPVNVASNSLTQDILRGLTAPSPEPNAEDLAETEEAPQTQEIIDLAESLNNDPVEIYNWVYNNIYSIPSYGAIQGAQYTMDLKAGNPFDTSALLLALLRAAGTPARYAYGTIQVPVEQAMNWVGGAEVPEAATNVMLQGGIPTVLQSYNGEITHVKMEHIWVEAWVDYEPSRGLVNNEGDHWIPMDASFKQYDFEAGMDLKSAVPFDAEGLINDLMATGTVDEQAGYVQGLDQSKIQQALSDYQSVVEAYINNQTPTATVGEVLGLQQLPIKQRGPLDAGLQYQVVDRASQIQAIPDSLKQKFRIKLDYDSWGSNALDETYNTVSLAGKNIAISFEPATQSDIDLITSYLPKLQENGDIDITKFPDQLPGYLIHVTPELTIDGETITSLNNIAMGTELTSYYAMYDPSFGWSQSKNRPIAGEYIAIGLDLQGIAPTFMENLQKDIKKVGQDIEDTNITGLDKHLISGKILQSVLYSYFAFNNIHDELSSRNTGQLIYRAPSYGQFHNNINSQYWFGIPRNVSFPGVTMDIDRLAITSSDKSNDHDLNKAVNQSNGMRMSFLENWIPEVMLSTNLEQLDGISASKALSFASDLGQKIYTLNINSISQLNSIEIDSQARAEIIESLRSNKVVIVHEKPIALGKWTGSGYVILDSSGAGAYKISGGYNGSETTSSNLLIGSGALLAVTDTYAGKKTPTKPWFSESLKKIWKQGLASKATGYLGLGVSILMALTDDSLAWSDKLAQISMNLLGFGVTAYVASALVAATAIPLVAAVLLSVLIAMALAVAVTYINSYYFSMSTWRLKPDLRGRLT from the coding sequence ATGAACGTTTCTCTTTTTGACATCATTCGACACAAAGTTGCCATTTGGGTTGTCTTTCCATTGTTATTGGTGCTATCTGTTGCGATGTATCAATACGCTTACTATTCGCCAGCGGCCGTGGTCATTGAATTGAACCAAGCGCAACTGAACAGTTTGCGCTATGGACCAGCACTGGAAGAACAAACACCGCTTGATGAGCTGGGCACGACGCTACAGTCTGTCAAAGAACTCACCAATTTAACACTCTCGGGTGTTGATGATTATCAAGAAAGCAAAAAACTATCGCTTGATGAAGTTTTACAGTTTATGGGCGTTAAAACAGATGCCGGCATGAACTTAACTGAGCTTGAAACAAAGCTCGACCGGATTATTGAGTTAGAAACGGTCGCGCTTGATTCTTTTAATGATATGCATGAGTACTTAATTGAAATAGATGCCGACAGTGTCATCTTCGAACGACATGACGCCGCCGTTGAAAAGTTTAAAACAGCCATGCAACCTGTTAAAGACATTCGCAGCGCCTTCAATACTGCTGGTAGTTTAGATGAACAACAACGTCTACTAAACGAACTTGATGACTATTTAAGCACTCAGCAATTTAAAAAAACGCACACCGCTGAAGATTTTGAAAATGGCTCTCTACCCTTTGGGCCGCGTAACCTTCAAGCACGCGAGCCGTTACTTGATTTATCGTCTTTAGAATCAAGCCTGTACGACCCTGTAAACGTTGCTTCAAACTCTCTAACACAAGATATTTTACGCGGCCTTACAGCACCGTCGCCTGAACCAAATGCAGAAGACTTAGCAGAGACAGAAGAAGCCCCCCAAACCCAAGAAATTATCGATTTAGCCGAAAGTTTAAATAACGATCCTGTCGAAATTTATAACTGGGTTTATAACAACATCTACTCCATACCTAGCTACGGCGCCATCCAAGGCGCACAGTACACAATGGATTTAAAAGCCGGTAACCCTTTCGATACCTCTGCACTACTATTGGCACTGCTTCGTGCAGCCGGCACCCCAGCACGCTACGCTTACGGAACCATCCAAGTACCGGTAGAACAAGCCATGAACTGGGTGGGTGGTGCAGAAGTACCCGAAGCAGCAACCAACGTCATGTTACAAGGCGGTATTCCAACCGTTTTACAATCGTACAACGGCGAAATTACGCACGTAAAAATGGAACACATTTGGGTAGAAGCCTGGGTAGACTATGAACCTAGCCGAGGGCTAGTCAATAACGAAGGCGATCATTGGATACCGATGGATGCATCGTTCAAGCAGTATGATTTTGAAGCTGGGATGGATTTAAAAAGTGCAGTACCATTTGATGCTGAGGGGCTAATCAATGACCTAATGGCAACGGGGACCGTTGATGAGCAGGCTGGATATGTGCAAGGGCTTGATCAATCTAAAATCCAACAAGCACTCTCAGACTATCAATCTGTGGTTGAAGCATACATCAATAATCAAACCCCTACCGCTACAGTCGGTGAAGTACTAGGCTTACAACAATTACCTATTAAACAGCGAGGTCCATTGGACGCAGGTTTACAATATCAAGTTGTGGACAGAGCCTCTCAAATTCAGGCTATTCCTGACAGCTTAAAGCAAAAATTTCGAATCAAGCTGGACTATGATAGCTGGGGAAGTAATGCCTTAGATGAAACCTATAATACCGTCAGTTTAGCCGGTAAAAACATTGCAATCAGTTTTGAGCCTGCTACTCAAAGTGATATAGATCTAATTACAAGTTACTTACCAAAACTGCAAGAGAATGGTGATATAGATATCACAAAATTTCCTGATCAATTGCCCGGATATTTGATCCATGTAACGCCTGAGCTGACAATTGATGGCGAGACTATTACATCACTGAACAATATAGCAATGGGTACAGAATTAACTAGCTACTATGCAATGTATGATCCCTCTTTCGGTTGGAGTCAGAGCAAGAATCGGCCAATAGCAGGCGAATACATTGCGATAGGATTAGACCTTCAAGGAATTGCACCGACATTTATGGAAAACCTTCAAAAAGACATAAAGAAGGTAGGTCAAGATATTGAGGACACTAATATTACAGGTCTTGATAAGCACCTGATTTCGGGAAAAATACTCCAATCAGTTTTATATAGCTATTTCGCATTTAATAACATACATGATGAACTTTCCAGTCGAAATACTGGCCAACTAATCTACCGCGCACCTAGTTATGGTCAGTTTCACAACAATATTAATTCGCAATATTGGTTTGGGATTCCTCGGAATGTTAGTTTTCCGGGCGTTACGATGGATATTGACAGGCTTGCTATTACAAGTTCGGATAAGTCGAATGATCATGATCTCAACAAAGCAGTCAATCAATCAAATGGCATGAGAATGAGCTTCCTTGAAAACTGGATTCCTGAGGTGATGCTTTCAACTAACCTTGAGCAGCTTGATGGCATTAGTGCTTCAAAGGCACTCTCCTTTGCAAGTGACTTAGGTCAAAAAATATACACATTAAATATCAACTCTATATCTCAGTTAAATTCAATTGAAATTGACTCCCAAGCAAGAGCAGAAATTATTGAATCATTGCGTAGCAATAAGGTAGTTATTGTTCATGAAAAGCCGATAGCTCTCGGAAAATGGACTGGCTCAGGGTATGTGATTTTGGATAGTTCTGGTGCTGGAGCATATAAAATTAGTGGTGGATATAACGGAAGTGAAACGACTTCGAGCAACCTACTAATTGGCTCTGGAGCTCTGCTAGCAGTGACAGACACTTATGCAGGTAAAAAAACGCCTACAAAACCATGGTTTTCTGAATCATTGAAAAAGATTTGGAAACAAGGTTTAGCTTCGAAAGCGACAGGGTATTTAGGGTTGGGAGTTTCAATACTTATGGCTTTAACCGATGATTCACTAGCTTGGTCAGACAAGTTGGCGCAAATCTCTATGAATCTGCTAGGATTTGGTGTTACAGCATATGTTGCTAGTGCTCTTGTAGCCGCAACTGCTATTCCTCTAGTAGCAGCTGTTTTACTAAGTGTATTAATAGCAATGGCTCTCGCTGTCGCAGTTACTTATATCAACTCTTACTACTTTTCTATGAGTACTTGGAGATTAAAACCTGACTTAAGAGGTAGACTTACATAA